A region from the Mycoplasmopsis bovigenitalium genome encodes:
- the rpoE gene encoding DNA-directed RNA polymerase subunit delta, with the protein MKTMLDIVSEFAYEQCQNNVFIDFYVLFDKVELELKTKWQIEADEKNKEYSEIRINKLGELYRLLTVDSNFIRNDKGEWSIRPGFKVK; encoded by the coding sequence ATGAAAACAATGCTTGATATAGTTTCAGAGTTTGCTTATGAACAATGCCAAAATAATGTATTCATTGATTTTTATGTTCTATTTGACAAAGTCGAATTAGAATTAAAAACAAAATGACAAATTGAAGCTGATGAAAAAAATAAAGAATATTCAGAAATTAGAATCAATAAATTAGGTGAATTATATAGACTACTAACAGTTGATTCAAATTTCATTAGAAACGACAAAGGTGAATGATCAATAAGACCAGGTTTCAAGGTTAAATAA